In a genomic window of Magnolia sinica isolate HGM2019 chromosome 14, MsV1, whole genome shotgun sequence:
- the LOC131225336 gene encoding myosin-13-like: MVSLLEKKIEEMQLEEMQLQFKEIEKMLVKKQETVQEVANLIPVIQEVPVIDSVLLDKLTFENEQLKVSFHAADGHCQSSFHPFLECMKN; encoded by the exons ATGGTGAGTTTACTagaaaagaagattgaagaaatgcAATTGGAAGAGATGCAgcttcaattcaaagaaattgaaaagatgCTAGTGAAGAAACAAGAGACTGTGCAAGAAGTAGCAAACTTAATTCCTGTCATACAGGAGGTCCCAGTCATTGATAGTGTGCTGTTGGATAAACTGACTTTTGAAAATGAGCAACTGAAG GTTTCATTTCATGCAGCTGATGGTCATTGCCAAagttccttccatccatttttggagtgCATGAAGAACTAA